Within the Camelina sativa cultivar DH55 unplaced genomic scaffold, Cs unpScaffold04659, whole genome shotgun sequence genome, the region TGGGTCCTTTAGGCTGTCTCTTGGTGCTTATTGTCTCACCATTGGCTATGGCTGCAGCTTTGAGctcatcattcttcttcttcctcagcttgaACTCCTCAGCACACCTTGATTGCTCCACACGCACATGAATCCTCTTCCTTAGGATCCTATTGCCAATCTGTTTGTTGACTTCAACACCGACGGCGGGTTTGGTGACGTTGCAGATGCGACCAGTACGACC harbors:
- the LOC104774690 gene encoding 60S ribosomal protein L21-1-like encodes the protein MPAGHGVRARTRNLFARPLRKKGYIPLSTYLRTFKVGDYVVVKVNGTIHKRMPHKFYHGRTGRICNVTKPAVGVEVNKQIGNRILRKRIHVRVEQSRCAEEFKLRKKKNDELKAAAIANGETISTKRQPKG